A region of Kribbella sp. NBC_01245 DNA encodes the following proteins:
- a CDS encoding phytanoyl-CoA dioxygenase family protein — MLTSNGYRLDESPARLGELVAVPDAERGDRQALWERLRREGYLYLPGALDQETVRGFRRYYFDALAATGLIQLGSDPQVGLAGAQIDREALRHVLFGQVVPGAAYRAFCTQPAVRDWYAWFLGGETFLHKRKIIRHTAPGETGIGTATQAHYDLVYLRDGTDRVLSSWIPLGDCPVTRGGLVYLERSHHRVLADEANDWLKPPAASITADLPSLADEYDARWLVADYAAGDMVVHTAYTVHAALDNVDAGGVMRLSTDIRYQRADQPIDLRWQNDWHDRDWL; from the coding sequence ATGCTGACCTCAAACGGATACCGGCTGGACGAATCGCCCGCGCGTCTAGGCGAGCTGGTCGCGGTCCCCGACGCCGAGCGCGGTGATCGCCAGGCCCTGTGGGAACGACTCCGGCGGGAGGGGTACCTCTACCTGCCCGGCGCGCTGGACCAGGAGACCGTTCGGGGCTTCCGGCGGTACTACTTCGACGCTCTGGCAGCGACCGGGCTGATCCAGCTGGGCTCAGATCCACAGGTCGGGCTGGCAGGTGCGCAGATCGACCGGGAAGCCCTGCGACACGTGCTGTTCGGTCAGGTGGTGCCGGGTGCGGCGTACCGGGCCTTCTGCACCCAGCCGGCGGTGCGGGATTGGTACGCGTGGTTCCTCGGCGGCGAGACGTTCCTGCACAAGCGCAAGATCATCCGGCACACCGCACCGGGAGAGACGGGCATCGGCACCGCGACTCAGGCGCACTATGACCTGGTCTACCTGCGCGACGGCACCGACCGGGTGTTGTCATCGTGGATCCCGCTGGGCGACTGTCCGGTCACGCGCGGCGGCCTGGTCTACCTCGAACGAAGTCACCACCGGGTGCTGGCCGACGAGGCGAACGACTGGCTGAAACCGCCGGCCGCCTCGATCACGGCGGACCTGCCGTCGCTGGCCGACGAGTACGACGCGCGCTGGCTGGTGGCCGACTACGCCGCGGGCGACATGGTCGTGCACACCGCCTATACGGTGCATGCCGCCCTGGACAACGTTGACGCCGGCGGGGTGATGCGGCTGTCCACCGACATCCGCTATCAGCGCGCGGATCAGCCCATCGACCTGCGCTGGCAGAACGACTGGCATGACCGAGACTGGCTCTGA
- a CDS encoding helix-turn-helix transcriptional regulator — protein MSRVHAEPNKHWSTYLTPGPVHRRLGLFCLGAGEGQNPPEPSPERALGCHAAVLLRSGHGALLHSPRRQLVEVRAPAVLWLFPGVLHGYRPAGAGWTQAWVLFDGPATAAYGALGYLDPDRPVLPLGTAPSGPYGDRLRVEKAFAQLLDLTPQELILGVRLNEAKALLTGSTLTIATIAHRIGYDDPAYFSRLFTTRVGQSPRTFRTHGAITAKSPT, from the coding sequence ATGAGTCGTGTCCATGCCGAGCCCAATAAACATTGGTCTACCTATCTCACTCCGGGTCCGGTTCATCGGCGACTTGGACTGTTCTGCCTCGGCGCCGGCGAAGGGCAGAACCCGCCGGAACCAAGCCCGGAACGCGCCCTCGGCTGCCACGCCGCTGTCCTGCTGCGCTCGGGCCACGGAGCACTGCTGCACAGTCCGCGCCGGCAACTCGTCGAGGTCCGGGCCCCGGCCGTGCTCTGGCTGTTCCCGGGCGTGCTGCACGGCTATCGCCCAGCCGGGGCAGGTTGGACGCAGGCCTGGGTCCTGTTCGACGGCCCGGCCACCGCGGCGTACGGCGCACTCGGCTACCTCGACCCCGACCGGCCGGTGTTGCCGCTCGGCACCGCGCCCAGCGGGCCGTACGGCGACCGTCTCCGCGTCGAGAAGGCGTTCGCGCAGCTGCTCGACCTAACCCCGCAAGAGCTCATCCTCGGCGTACGCCTGAACGAGGCGAAGGCCCTCCTTACCGGATCCACCCTCACCATCGCCACCATCGCCCACCGAATCGGCTACGACGACCCCGCCTACTTCAGCCGCCTCTTCACCACCCGCGTCGGCCAATCCCCCCGCACCTTCCGCACCCACGGCGCAATCACAGCCAAATCGCCAACCTGA
- a CDS encoding GNAT family N-acetyltransferase, whose translation MTGEVEGAVVIRRIGRPGDLGWVVQAHGELYAREFGFDSRFEAVVLEIMASFTRRDPEREAGWIAELNGRRVGCILCVRADDDDSGETAKLRVLLVHPDGRGHGIGGRLVDTCLAFARSVGYQRMKLWTTDQQVVAQKIYTDRGFALTGKRPNATLSATDLFYALDLTV comes from the coding sequence GTGACGGGTGAGGTAGAAGGCGCAGTGGTGATCCGGCGGATCGGCCGGCCAGGGGATCTGGGCTGGGTCGTGCAGGCGCATGGTGAGCTCTACGCCCGCGAGTTCGGATTCGACAGCCGCTTTGAGGCGGTTGTGCTGGAGATCATGGCGTCCTTCACACGCCGTGATCCGGAACGCGAGGCCGGCTGGATCGCCGAACTCAACGGCCGCCGCGTCGGCTGCATCCTCTGCGTGCGTGCCGACGACGATGACTCGGGTGAAACCGCCAAGCTCCGCGTCCTCCTGGTGCATCCGGACGGCCGCGGTCACGGCATCGGCGGCCGCCTGGTCGACACCTGCCTCGCCTTCGCCCGATCCGTCGGCTATCAACGCATGAAGCTCTGGACCACCGACCAGCAAGTGGTAGCCCAAAAGATCTACACCGACCGCGGCTTCGCCCTAACCGGCAAACGCCCCAACGCCACCCTCTCCGCCACCGACCTCTTCTACGCCCTAGACCTAACCGTCTAG
- a CDS encoding TetR/AcrR family transcriptional regulator, with protein sequence MTTTGTPPSARETELLERAYAYSLEHGLADLSLRPLATAIGSSPRVLLFLFGSKDGLIRALLNRARADELALLDRIPTQYDEPGLEVVARELWKWLSAPERRALMQLWVEAYGRSLVDPAGPWADYARTSVEVWLELLAKAQPAAVRRTARGRARRTAVLAMLRGGLLDLLATGDLKRTTAAVESLLHE encoded by the coding sequence GTGACGACCACCGGAACACCCCCGTCCGCCCGGGAGACCGAACTGCTCGAGCGCGCCTATGCGTACTCGCTCGAGCACGGCCTGGCGGATCTGTCCCTGCGTCCCCTCGCCACGGCCATCGGGTCGAGCCCGCGCGTGCTGCTGTTCCTGTTCGGCAGCAAGGACGGCCTGATCCGCGCATTGCTCAACCGGGCAAGGGCCGACGAGCTCGCGCTACTGGATCGCATCCCCACGCAGTACGACGAGCCCGGCCTCGAGGTGGTCGCGCGTGAGCTCTGGAAGTGGCTCTCGGCCCCAGAGCGACGGGCGTTGATGCAGCTTTGGGTGGAGGCGTACGGGCGGTCGCTGGTCGATCCGGCCGGACCGTGGGCCGACTACGCCCGCACCTCGGTCGAGGTCTGGCTGGAGCTGCTCGCCAAGGCACAACCCGCCGCGGTACGTCGTACGGCTAGAGGGCGCGCACGACGTACCGCCGTACTGGCGATGCTCCGCGGAGGTCTGCTCGACCTGCTCGCGACAGGCGACCTCAAACGCACCACCGCCGCAGTGGAATCCCTACTGCACGAGTGA
- a CDS encoding RNB domain-containing ribonuclease, with protein sequence MPLQKVHFAEEVPEVFRASLQAIRRELEVPAEFPAEVVAAALHAAANPRLPALDRTEIEFVTIDPPDSMDLDQALHIERAGDGYTVHYAIADVAAWVQPGDPIDLEARKRGETLYAPDKRTPLHPPELSEGAASLLPDEVRPALLWTITVDAAGEGTEVDVRRALVKSRAKLNYAGVQKDLDAGTAGESLTLLREVGLLREQRERARGGVNLPIPDQEVVTGNGDWTLEFRAQLPVEGWNAQISLLTGMAAAQLMMNGKIGILRTLPDSQDGVRSRLENTAKALSIPWPPGLSYADFIHTLDAKVPAHAAMLAACTVLFRGAGYTAFSGSVPEQPEHAAMKSSYAHVTAPLRRLVDRWTSEICVALCAGSEVPAWVHESMNEIPKIMEECDRKANAYERAIVGMVEAGLVADEVGQEFDGVITDVDEREPTRGIVVLSDVAVEGRVTGTTQLPLGQPVRVRLTAADIAKRLVAFSLVQ encoded by the coding sequence GTGCCGTTGCAGAAGGTGCATTTCGCCGAGGAAGTACCCGAGGTGTTCCGCGCGTCCTTGCAGGCGATCCGGCGGGAGCTGGAGGTGCCGGCCGAGTTCCCCGCGGAGGTGGTCGCGGCGGCCCTGCACGCTGCGGCGAACCCGCGTCTGCCCGCGTTGGACCGGACGGAGATCGAGTTCGTCACGATCGACCCGCCGGACTCGATGGACTTGGACCAGGCACTGCACATCGAGCGCGCGGGCGACGGTTACACCGTGCACTACGCGATCGCCGATGTGGCCGCGTGGGTGCAGCCGGGCGATCCGATCGACCTGGAGGCGCGCAAGCGGGGCGAGACCCTGTACGCGCCGGACAAGCGCACGCCGTTGCACCCGCCGGAGTTGTCCGAGGGCGCGGCGTCACTGCTGCCCGACGAGGTTCGGCCCGCGCTGCTCTGGACCATCACGGTCGACGCGGCGGGCGAAGGTACCGAGGTCGACGTACGGCGTGCGCTGGTCAAGTCGCGCGCCAAGCTGAACTACGCGGGCGTGCAGAAGGACCTGGACGCCGGTACGGCCGGGGAGTCGTTGACGTTATTGCGCGAGGTCGGCCTGCTGCGCGAACAACGCGAGCGCGCGCGCGGTGGCGTCAACCTGCCCATCCCGGACCAGGAGGTTGTCACCGGCAACGGCGACTGGACGCTCGAATTCCGCGCGCAACTCCCGGTCGAGGGCTGGAACGCGCAGATCTCGCTGCTGACCGGGATGGCCGCCGCGCAGCTGATGATGAACGGCAAGATCGGCATCCTCCGCACGCTGCCCGACTCGCAGGATGGCGTGCGCAGCCGGCTGGAGAACACGGCCAAGGCCCTGAGCATCCCGTGGCCGCCCGGTTTGTCGTACGCCGATTTCATCCACACGCTGGACGCGAAGGTGCCGGCGCATGCCGCGATGCTGGCGGCGTGCACAGTGCTGTTCCGGGGGGCGGGTTATACGGCGTTCTCGGGTTCTGTGCCGGAGCAGCCGGAGCATGCCGCGATGAAGTCGTCGTACGCCCATGTCACCGCACCCTTGCGCCGTCTGGTGGACCGGTGGACCAGCGAGATCTGCGTCGCGTTGTGCGCCGGCTCCGAGGTGCCGGCGTGGGTGCACGAGTCGATGAACGAGATCCCGAAGATCATGGAGGAGTGCGACCGCAAGGCCAACGCCTACGAACGCGCCATCGTCGGCATGGTCGAGGCAGGCCTGGTTGCGGATGAGGTCGGCCAGGAGTTCGACGGCGTCATCACCGACGTCGACGAACGCGAACCGACGCGCGGCATCGTCGTACTGTCCGATGTCGCCGTCGAGGGGCGAGTCACCGGTACGACGCAGTTGCCGCTCGGGCAGCCGGTCCGGGTGCGGCTCACCGCGGCCGATATCGCCAAACGCCTGGTCGCCTTCTCACTCGTGCAGTAG
- a CDS encoding bifunctional RNase H/acid phosphatase: MIDHVIVEADGGSRGNPGPAAYGSLVRDPASGEVIAQVGVTIGIATNNVAEYSGLIAGLELAREYAPDASIEVRMDSKLVIEQMAGRWKVKHPDMKPLAAKAQSLAPLGTEWTWVPRAQNSAADALANMALDGKTVPLRPTEVVAAKGVDEEPSDLAKALQGWGAQAEPPTQVIFLRHGETPHTVDKRFSGSGGDDPGLSENGEAQARAAAAYLKARVGQIDAIVSSPMRRAQQTASAVAASYGLDVDISPEWRECSFGDWDGFTFAEVQHKWPDQMNAWLASTAVAPPNGESFEMCGRRIRAARDGILSTYPGKTVVVVTHVTPIKLMVRAVLQAPMSSLFRMELRPATITEIHWYADGLASLRSFNTIPALV, encoded by the coding sequence GTGATCGACCACGTCATTGTGGAGGCCGACGGGGGATCCCGCGGCAACCCGGGTCCCGCGGCGTACGGCTCGCTGGTGCGGGACCCGGCCAGCGGTGAGGTGATCGCCCAGGTCGGGGTGACGATCGGGATCGCGACCAACAACGTCGCGGAGTACAGCGGCTTGATCGCCGGGCTCGAGCTGGCCCGGGAGTACGCGCCGGACGCCTCGATCGAGGTCCGGATGGACTCCAAACTGGTGATCGAGCAGATGGCCGGGCGCTGGAAGGTCAAGCACCCGGACATGAAACCGCTCGCGGCGAAGGCCCAGTCGCTGGCGCCGCTCGGTACCGAGTGGACCTGGGTGCCGCGCGCGCAGAACTCCGCCGCCGACGCCCTCGCGAACATGGCGCTCGACGGCAAGACGGTCCCGCTCCGCCCTACTGAGGTGGTAGCCGCGAAAGGGGTCGATGAGGAGCCGTCTGACCTGGCGAAGGCCTTGCAGGGCTGGGGCGCTCAGGCCGAGCCGCCTACCCAGGTGATCTTCCTGCGGCATGGCGAGACGCCGCACACGGTCGACAAGCGGTTCTCCGGTTCGGGCGGGGATGATCCCGGTCTGAGCGAGAACGGCGAGGCGCAGGCTCGCGCCGCGGCGGCGTACCTGAAGGCGCGAGTCGGCCAGATCGACGCGATCGTGTCGTCGCCGATGCGTCGCGCCCAGCAGACGGCGAGCGCGGTCGCGGCGTCGTACGGGCTGGACGTCGACATCTCGCCGGAGTGGCGCGAGTGCTCGTTCGGCGACTGGGACGGCTTTACCTTCGCCGAGGTCCAGCACAAGTGGCCGGACCAGATGAACGCGTGGCTGGCCTCGACCGCGGTGGCGCCGCCGAACGGGGAGTCGTTCGAGATGTGCGGACGGCGGATCCGGGCGGCGCGCGACGGGATCCTGTCGACGTACCCGGGCAAGACCGTGGTCGTGGTGACGCACGTGACGCCGATCAAGTTGATGGTCCGGGCGGTGCTCCAGGCGCCGATGTCCTCGCTCTTCCGGATGGAATTGCGGCCCGCCACCATCACCGAGATCCACTGGTACGCCGACGGCTTGGCGTCCCTCAGGAGCTTCAACACCATCCCCGCACTAGTCTGA
- a CDS encoding zinc ribbon domain-containing protein: protein MLLDLQDLDLQLDQVAHKRKAVPELAALAELGKEKSVVDSELVAAETEVSDLQREQKKADSDVEQVRQRRTRNQQRMDSGQVGSPRDLENLQHEIVSLDRRISDLEDAELEVMERLEAAEAVQEDLRARAAAFAGRQAELESARDSAFKELDEQRASLGDKRSSTSAALPADLVTTYEKLRERNGGIGAAPLVGKRCMGCRMELTPSDLNRIKAAPADEVVRCEECGRILVRTGEPAK from the coding sequence GTGTTACTGGACCTGCAGGACCTCGACCTGCAGCTGGATCAGGTCGCCCACAAGCGCAAGGCCGTGCCCGAGCTGGCCGCCCTGGCGGAGCTGGGCAAGGAGAAGAGCGTCGTCGATTCCGAGCTGGTCGCCGCCGAGACCGAGGTCAGTGACCTGCAGCGCGAGCAGAAGAAGGCCGACAGCGATGTCGAGCAGGTCCGCCAGCGCCGGACCCGTAATCAGCAGCGGATGGACTCCGGTCAGGTCGGTTCGCCGCGTGATCTGGAGAACCTGCAGCACGAGATCGTCTCGCTGGACCGGCGCATCTCCGACCTGGAGGACGCCGAGCTCGAGGTGATGGAGCGGCTGGAGGCGGCCGAGGCCGTGCAGGAGGACCTGCGCGCCCGCGCGGCGGCCTTCGCCGGGCGTCAGGCCGAGCTGGAGTCCGCCCGGGACAGCGCTTTCAAGGAGCTGGACGAGCAGCGCGCCTCCCTCGGGGACAAGCGCTCGTCGACCTCGGCCGCATTGCCCGCGGACCTGGTCACGACGTACGAGAAGCTGCGCGAGCGCAACGGCGGTATCGGCGCCGCGCCGCTGGTCGGCAAGCGCTGTATGGGCTGCCGGATGGAGCTCACGCCGTCCGACCTGAACCGGATCAAGGCGGCGCCGGCCGACGAGGTCGTGCGCTGCGAGGAGTGCGGGCGGATCCTCGTCCGGACGGGAGAGCCCGCCAAGTGA
- a CDS encoding Nif3-like dinuclear metal center hexameric protein yields MTPTLADVLAVLDRLYDPSWAESWDAVGLVTGDPAQPVRRILFAVDPMRAVVDEAIAGEYDLLVTHHPLYLKGVNSVAATTPKGRVVHDLILSGTALHVCHTNADNANPGVSDALAAALGLTRTRPLKAMPADPMDKIVVHVPTAEADAMIDALAAAGAGNIGEYDRAAWTTLGEGTFRPGEGANPTLGEPGRIERVAEAKVEMVLPRYRRRQVVEAMRAAHSYEEPAFDVLELAELPSTRGGGRIGVLAEPLPLKEFAERVATALPRTTHGVRVSGDPERMIETVAVVGGAGDSEFGRVRASGADAYVTADLRHHPATEARAYDEGPALVDVAHWASEWPWLADAERLLTSELAARGSSVDTHISTLCTDAWDLRL; encoded by the coding sequence GTGACGCCGACTCTTGCCGATGTGCTGGCCGTTCTCGATCGCCTCTATGACCCGTCCTGGGCGGAGAGCTGGGACGCGGTCGGTCTGGTGACGGGGGATCCGGCGCAACCCGTGCGCCGCATCTTGTTCGCCGTGGACCCGATGCGAGCGGTGGTCGATGAGGCGATCGCGGGGGAGTACGACCTGCTGGTCACGCATCACCCGCTCTACCTCAAGGGCGTCAACAGCGTCGCCGCGACGACTCCCAAGGGCCGCGTCGTTCACGACCTGATCCTGTCGGGTACGGCGTTGCACGTCTGCCACACCAACGCCGACAACGCGAACCCGGGCGTCAGCGATGCCCTCGCCGCGGCCCTCGGTCTGACCCGCACCCGGCCGCTCAAGGCCATGCCGGCCGACCCGATGGACAAGATCGTCGTCCACGTCCCGACCGCCGAGGCCGACGCGATGATCGATGCCCTCGCGGCCGCGGGCGCCGGGAACATCGGCGAGTACGACCGCGCCGCGTGGACGACGCTTGGCGAAGGCACGTTCCGGCCTGGCGAAGGCGCGAATCCCACGCTGGGCGAACCCGGCCGGATCGAGCGGGTGGCCGAGGCGAAGGTGGAGATGGTGCTGCCGCGCTACCGACGGCGTCAGGTGGTGGAGGCGATGCGGGCCGCCCATTCGTACGAGGAGCCCGCGTTCGACGTGCTCGAGCTCGCGGAACTGCCCAGCACGCGAGGTGGTGGGCGTATCGGCGTACTGGCTGAGCCGCTGCCGCTAAAGGAGTTCGCCGAGCGGGTCGCGACAGCGTTGCCCCGGACGACGCACGGCGTACGGGTGTCCGGTGATCCCGAGCGGATGATCGAGACCGTCGCGGTGGTCGGTGGCGCGGGGGATTCGGAGTTCGGCCGGGTTCGGGCGTCGGGGGCGGACGCGTACGTGACGGCCGATCTGCGGCACCACCCGGCGACCGAGGCGAGGGCGTACGACGAGGGGCCGGCGCTGGTCGATGTGGCGCACTGGGCGAGCGAATGGCCGTGGCTCGCGGACGCCGAACGCCTCCTGACCTCGGAGCTGGCGGCGCGGGGCAGTAGCGTGGACACTCACATCTCGACCCTCTGCACAGATGCCTGGGATCTCCGGCTCTGA
- a CDS encoding VOC family protein: MAIAQFPSFVIDCPDPGVLARFYGALLDWKVSVSDDWAEIRAEGQCISFQPVEKYTPPVWPGQEVPQQMHLDVMVEDLDAGEAAVLELGATKHDHQPGTTFRVFLDPAGHPFCLCVS; this comes from the coding sequence ATGGCTATCGCACAATTCCCCAGCTTTGTCATCGACTGCCCCGATCCCGGCGTGCTCGCGAGGTTCTATGGCGCGCTGCTGGATTGGAAGGTCAGCGTCTCCGACGACTGGGCCGAGATCCGCGCCGAGGGGCAGTGCATCTCGTTCCAGCCGGTGGAGAAGTACACCCCGCCCGTCTGGCCGGGCCAAGAGGTGCCCCAGCAGATGCACCTCGACGTGATGGTCGAGGACCTGGACGCCGGTGAGGCCGCAGTGCTCGAACTCGGCGCGACCAAACACGACCACCAACCCGGCACAACCTTCCGCGTCTTCCTAGACCCCGCCGGCCACCCCTTCTGCCTCTGCGTCAGCTAG
- a CDS encoding histidine phosphatase family protein: MDRVGSPSVTSICLVRHGETAWNSEGRLQGREDVPLNDRGRDQARKLADALAVDRWDLLVSSPLCRAWETATIMAARLGLPEPVAIPELMERDYGAASGLTKVEAARRFPDGVYPASETRADVRGRCWPVLERLATRSAGGSALVVTHGSVIKSLLLAISDGAIPAADLRNACSNLIYRTADSPWQIIHHDRTV; encoded by the coding sequence GTGGACCGCGTCGGCTCCCCCTCAGTGACGTCGATCTGCCTCGTCCGACACGGCGAGACGGCTTGGAATAGCGAAGGCAGGCTCCAAGGCCGCGAAGACGTTCCACTCAACGACCGGGGGCGAGACCAGGCCCGGAAACTCGCCGACGCACTGGCCGTCGACCGTTGGGATCTGCTGGTGAGCAGTCCGCTGTGCCGCGCCTGGGAGACGGCCACGATCATGGCCGCGCGCCTTGGCCTGCCCGAACCGGTTGCAATCCCTGAGCTGATGGAACGGGACTACGGCGCGGCCTCAGGCCTGACCAAGGTTGAAGCCGCCAGACGGTTCCCGGATGGCGTCTATCCCGCCTCCGAGACCCGCGCGGACGTCCGCGGCCGATGTTGGCCGGTACTGGAACGGCTGGCGACCAGGTCAGCTGGAGGATCCGCCCTGGTCGTGACCCACGGCTCGGTGATCAAGAGCCTTCTGCTGGCGATATCCGATGGTGCGATCCCGGCCGCCGACCTGAGGAATGCGTGCAGCAACCTGATCTACCGAACCGCTGACAGTCCCTGGCAAATCATTCACCACGACAGGACGGTGTGA